One genomic region from Terriglobus aquaticus encodes:
- a CDS encoding TonB-dependent receptor, with product MKKNLLGLALAAVSLTGAVAIPAPSLFAQAISINGGSIQGTVTDPSGARVPNAEVTITGTDTGVSAKTHTDASGFYAAGPLNPGRYSIQIVAPGFQQLTVNTTVSTGTATSGNAKLTLGDSGTTVEVTTGDVRINTDQATVSGVLNSKDFDQLPVNGRNFLDYAQLQPGVQLQNADYSAGGFDPTKAGYSALSFSGVSGRTTRILLDGQDITDENVGSTIINVPSGAVGEMQVNRSTADPSVPLTSSGSVVASTRSGTNSFHGNAFYNFQDHRALFARVKGQDAPFQRNQFGGYFGGPLIKDKLFFYGGGERIKQDLASPSAVLSTGLFASLLTTYPQVSTPARDTFSQLRLDYNGPHAIHMFARAAYEVNSFTAGIGPGYYQPYANRDNVPSLAGGADFVTGRFTHSLRASYEKFHNLLVDATLGNNGIYNPFPGVGVSLTSQGLRTGGNPNAPQQTFQSDKQVRYDGSFTRGAHNIRFGGEMNRILAGGFASFYSQPYIVLSTSSVSQFKGGTGKGCNGVVGAAPCASDLVNGYHPYYALLGNGQGLSTEIPQFGFPGGGQGDWRIGIYINDTWKMTPNFTLTFGARYNRDTGRTDSDLQPLLCSTIDPGTFPNAPCTGSAHLLDLFGPGLGDRINQPNKNVGPQIGFNYAPPAANGKTSLRGGFGVFFENSVFNNILFDRPYKLQTGRFFADQPVCGPYGNSVTIPGRGQVTTTPDGTSIATVCGAPMRQAAPEILALSNQLKSASASSVGANPNYIGNFLETTDVGATLFAPNQKTPYSLNMNFGIQQQIAKGVVVTADYVHIGTLRIAQSIDANHVGDASTLNATAARNAVLRTAAGFGCTATGVTAAADCAIANGATISDFASNGLGTTTDPYLQNYPYEAYPGLTANTGAAFAGNNPAVGVGNFSFPNGKSGYDGLQLNLRQQATHPLPGILASTVEVSYAYSRFISTSGAGSSDQFFLAGTFDQRNPTRYIGYGGLDRTHILSFGLTSTIKYGPRLSFIGHFESPTATNLTLDTQDGGGVGQIFQTDFTGDGTTGDLLPGTNPGSYMRKVHPGDVGNQITQYNAKYANQLTPAGQALVNAGVLNLGQMRSIGAVMPTLRQPGGAVFQNSPYRQLDASLAYPINHSVLRFLPESVSLEPQVNFYNALNLANYGGPSGVLTSVNTGSVTGDVNADVTNAFLNKNNYRTVRGIGTFSQGAPRTTEFQLRLNF from the coding sequence TTGAAGAAGAATCTCCTAGGACTTGCACTTGCGGCGGTATCACTCACCGGCGCTGTTGCTATCCCTGCTCCGTCTCTGTTCGCACAGGCAATCTCGATTAATGGCGGTTCCATCCAGGGAACAGTGACCGATCCGAGCGGCGCTCGGGTCCCGAATGCGGAAGTCACCATCACCGGAACAGATACAGGTGTATCCGCGAAGACGCACACCGATGCAAGTGGTTTCTATGCCGCTGGTCCGCTGAATCCGGGTCGCTACAGCATCCAGATTGTGGCTCCCGGGTTTCAGCAGTTGACCGTGAACACGACCGTTTCAACGGGTACCGCGACGAGCGGCAACGCCAAGTTGACGCTCGGTGATTCGGGAACCACGGTGGAAGTGACGACTGGCGATGTCCGGATCAACACGGATCAGGCGACGGTGTCCGGTGTCTTGAACTCAAAGGATTTCGATCAGCTGCCGGTAAACGGCCGCAATTTCCTTGATTACGCCCAGTTGCAGCCCGGCGTTCAGCTGCAGAATGCTGACTACTCCGCAGGCGGCTTCGATCCGACTAAGGCCGGTTACTCTGCCCTGAGCTTCAGCGGCGTCTCCGGACGTACTACCCGTATCCTCCTCGACGGTCAGGACATTACCGACGAAAACGTAGGTTCTACGATCATTAATGTGCCTTCTGGTGCGGTTGGGGAAATGCAGGTGAACCGCTCCACCGCCGATCCGTCTGTGCCGCTCACCTCCTCAGGGTCTGTTGTCGCTTCGACCCGCTCCGGAACGAACAGTTTCCACGGTAATGCCTTCTACAACTTCCAGGACCACAGGGCTCTTTTTGCACGGGTTAAAGGGCAAGATGCTCCGTTCCAGCGCAACCAGTTCGGTGGATACTTCGGCGGGCCGCTGATCAAGGACAAGCTATTCTTCTACGGCGGTGGCGAGCGCATCAAGCAGGATCTGGCTTCCCCTTCTGCGGTTCTCTCCACTGGCCTGTTCGCGTCGTTGCTCACGACCTATCCTCAGGTTTCTACACCGGCGCGTGACACCTTCTCGCAACTTCGTTTGGACTATAACGGGCCGCATGCCATTCACATGTTCGCTCGCGCCGCATATGAGGTGAACTCCTTTACTGCCGGCATCGGGCCAGGGTACTACCAGCCGTACGCAAACCGGGATAACGTGCCTTCGCTGGCCGGCGGTGCCGACTTCGTTACCGGTCGCTTTACCCACAGCCTTCGTGCTTCCTACGAAAAGTTCCACAACCTCCTGGTGGATGCGACCCTAGGTAACAATGGCATCTACAACCCGTTTCCCGGCGTAGGCGTCAGCCTTACCTCCCAAGGCCTACGTACTGGCGGCAATCCAAACGCGCCACAGCAGACCTTCCAGTCCGACAAGCAGGTACGCTACGACGGTTCGTTTACCCGGGGTGCGCATAATATCCGCTTCGGCGGCGAGATGAACCGGATTTTGGCTGGCGGTTTCGCCAGTTTCTACAGTCAGCCCTACATCGTTCTCAGCACGTCCTCGGTTTCGCAATTCAAGGGCGGCACGGGTAAGGGCTGCAATGGTGTTGTCGGCGCCGCGCCTTGTGCAAGTGACCTGGTGAACGGGTATCACCCTTACTACGCTCTGCTCGGCAATGGTCAGGGACTCTCGACGGAAATCCCACAGTTCGGCTTCCCCGGTGGTGGTCAGGGTGACTGGCGCATCGGTATCTACATCAACGACACCTGGAAGATGACGCCGAACTTCACGCTCACCTTTGGTGCCCGCTACAACCGTGATACGGGTCGTACGGACTCTGATCTGCAGCCTTTGCTCTGCTCGACCATCGATCCCGGCACATTCCCGAACGCTCCCTGCACTGGCAGCGCGCACCTCCTTGACCTGTTTGGTCCCGGTCTGGGCGACCGCATCAACCAGCCGAACAAGAACGTTGGCCCGCAGATCGGCTTCAACTATGCACCGCCCGCAGCCAATGGCAAGACAAGCCTTCGGGGTGGTTTCGGAGTGTTCTTCGAGAACTCCGTCTTCAACAACATCCTGTTTGATCGGCCGTACAAACTGCAGACCGGGCGATTCTTTGCGGATCAGCCCGTTTGCGGTCCTTACGGTAACTCCGTCACAATCCCTGGCCGTGGTCAGGTAACGACGACGCCCGATGGTACCTCCATCGCAACGGTTTGCGGCGCCCCGATGCGACAGGCAGCACCGGAAATCCTTGCTCTCTCGAATCAGCTGAAGTCTGCCTCGGCGTCCAGCGTGGGAGCCAACCCTAACTACATTGGTAACTTCCTCGAGACCACAGACGTAGGAGCGACTCTATTTGCTCCGAATCAGAAAACTCCGTACTCCCTCAACATGAACTTCGGCATTCAGCAGCAGATTGCCAAGGGTGTGGTTGTCACCGCTGACTATGTCCACATTGGCACTCTGCGGATTGCCCAGTCCATCGACGCCAACCATGTTGGTGACGCTTCTACGCTGAACGCGACAGCAGCGCGCAATGCTGTGCTTCGCACGGCCGCCGGCTTCGGTTGCACAGCCACAGGCGTTACCGCTGCTGCGGATTGCGCCATCGCGAACGGCGCAACCATCAGCGACTTCGCTTCCAACGGTCTAGGCACCACAACCGATCCGTATCTACAGAACTACCCGTACGAGGCATACCCGGGTCTCACGGCGAACACTGGTGCCGCTTTCGCTGGTAACAATCCTGCTGTTGGCGTGGGCAACTTCTCGTTCCCGAATGGCAAGTCCGGCTATGACGGTCTGCAACTTAACCTGCGTCAGCAGGCCACTCATCCGTTGCCGGGCATTCTGGCCAGCACGGTCGAGGTCTCCTACGCTTACTCCCGGTTTATCAGCACCTCTGGCGCCGGTTCGTCAGATCAGTTCTTCCTCGCCGGGACTTTCGATCAGCGCAACCCGACCCGTTACATCGGTTACGGCGGGCTTGATCGGACCCACATCCTTTCCTTCGGCCTGACCTCGACGATCAAGTACGGGCCGCGCCTGTCCTTCATCGGTCACTTCGAATCCCCGACGGCGACCAACCTGACACTCGACACGCAGGACGGCGGCGGTGTCGGTCAGATCTTCCAGACCGACTTCACCGGTGACGGCACGACGGGAGACCTTCTGCCGGGCACCAACCCTGGCTCCTACATGCGCAAGGTGCATCCTGGCGATGTAGGCAACCAGATCACCCAGTACAACGCTAAGTACGCAAATCAGCTGACGCCCGCCGGTCAGGCGCTTGTCAATGCTGGCGTGTTGAATCTGGGTCAGATGCGGTCCATCGGAGCTGTTATGCCCACGTTGCGTCAGCCGGGAGGCGCTGTATTCCAGAACAGCCCCTACCGTCAGCTGGATGCGTCGTTGGCCTACCCAATCAATCACTCGGTTCTGCGCTTCCTGCCTGAGTCGGTAAGCCTGGAACCTCAGGTGAACTTCTACAACGCTCTCAACCTCGCAAACTACGGTGGGCCTTCGGGCGTCCTCACCTCGGTGAACACCGGCTCGGTCACGGGTGACGTGAATGCTGACGTCACGAACGCCTTCCTCAATAAGAACAACTACCGAACTGTCCGCGGTATCGGCACCTTCTCGCAGGGCGCACCGCGTACAACCGAATTCCAGCTGCGGCTCAACTTCTAA